ATCAGCTCGTAAAACTGAGCGGACCTTAGCGGTGAGCCGTCACATGGTCGAGCTAGGTTTGAAGGAAAGAGCTAGCGGTATTCGCTGCTTGGATGCACATACATTCAAAGGACGTAAAAAAAAGAAGCGTTGATGCCTAACCTATTGAATGACATAGAAGAGATTGCCTCGATAAATAGCCAAGCCGAGCGTTGCCATAATGATACGAAAGGCTACTTGAAGATTACAGCAGCCAGTGTAGAGGACTATCTGGTGGAAATCAAAGGGTATGCTCCGACTGACTTTGGCAAAGGTACGTTAAATAACGTATTAAACCGTTGTGGATACACGCTCAAAAAGGTTCGTAAAAGCCTCCCACTAAAGCGTATTGCTCAGACAGATGCCATTTTCGATAATATTGCTTGGCATCGAAACCGTAAAACACATGGTGTTTTGAAGCTCTCTGTAGACGTAAAAGATAAAGTAAAGGTAGGCAATCTATCCCGAGGTGGCTATTGTCGCACTTTACGAGCAGTTCAAGCCTTGGACAAAGATCAGCATTGGCAGGAAACTTTAGTGCCTATGGGCATTTTACAGATAGAAAGCGGGCAGAGTACGGTAGTACTGGGGAATTCGCACGAGACGAGCGACTTTATAGTAGACGGGCTGGAAAGATGGTACGAATTGCACAAAAATCAACTTACTAACTATCATACTTTAGAACTCTATCTAGACAATGGTCCGGCTGTGGGCAGTACCCGCACGCAGTTCATCAATCGGATGATGCAGTTTGCCTGCATTACTGAACTGAAAATTCATTTGCTCTACTACCCACCCTATCACAGCACAGCAACGGGGCCGCCCGGCGGTATAACCCTATTGAGCGAGTCTGGGCTACGCTGGAAAACTATTGGAATGGCACATTGCTTTCCTCGGTAACAAAAGTCATCAACACTATCCGAAACATGACTTGTAAAGGCATTAACCCATTAGTGTCTTTGATAGACAAGCAGTACCAGAAAGGTATCAAGCTAGATAAAAAACAAATGCGACAGCGAGAAGAATACTTATTCAGAAACCAGCAACTTCCTAAATGGGATGTATGGATAAAGCCCTCTTTTTATATGGGTAGGTTATTTCTTCATTGATCCCTTAAAGCATTGACTCTAGTTGCCTAAGCCATTCAACGCTCTGCACCATTGCCCAGACTGTATAATCGTTTACTTTCCAAGAGTAGCTCATATGCATTCAAATAGGCTCGCCTTTGCGAGTCCGTTAGGGCTAGCACTCCTTAACCGAATTATTTTTCCGAATACAAAGTGGCGAGCATTTTCGTAAGTAAGCCAATATTTTTCCGCGCTCTTTAAGCCACCTCTTAAAAATAGTTTTATTTTTTTCGAAAGAATACCCGCAAAGGTACACCCTCGAAGTTGAAGTGGTCGCGGAGGCGATTTTCTAGGTAGCGTTGGTAGGCGGCTTTTACGTACTGGGGGTGGTTGCAGAAAAAGGCGAAAGCGGGAGTATTGGTTGGTAGTTGGGTGATGTATTTAATTTTGATATACTTGCCCTTTACTGCAGGGGGTGGGTACTTTTCTATTTCAGGAAGTAGCTTATCGTTCAGTTGCGAAGTGCTAACCCGGCGTTGACGATTTTCGTGGATTTCAGCGGCTTTCTCAATCGCCTGGTACACCCGCTGCTTGGTGAGCATAGAGGTAAAGATAATCGGAATGTAATTGTACTCACCCAGCTTTTCATACATCCGCTTGCGAAACTGTTCAGCGGTGTTAGTATCTTTTTCAATCAAATCCCATTTGTTGACCAGAATTAAAATGCCTTTTTTATTCTTATGCGCTAATTGCACAATGTTCATATCCTGAGCTTCCATACCGCGTTGGGCATCCAACATCACAATACAAATATCTGAGTCTTGCAACGCCTGCACACTACGAATGGTAGAGTAGAACTCAATATTATCTGAAATCTTGGCTTTCTTCCGCAGCCCAGCAGTGTCAATCAGAATAAATTCTTTACCGTAGAGATTATAATGGGAGTGTAGCGCATCGCGGGTGGTTCCGGCAATGTCCGTCACAATGCTTCGCTCCTGCCCCAGTAGCACATTCAGAAAGGACGATTTACCTACATTAGGCCGTCCAAGAATTGCCAAGCGAGGGATGCCCGCATCCGGATCTTCTTCATCATCCGTTTCAAAATGAGGAACTACCACATCCAGCAGGTCGCCCGTACCGCTACCACTGGCCGAAGAGATAGCAAATACTTCACCGATGCCCAGGCTGTAGAATTCTGACGACTGAAAGCTTCGCTCGGCATTATCAGCCTTGTTGGCAACAACATAAATAGGTTTCTCAGTACCGCGTAACTGATTGGCAAACGCTTCATCCAGATCAGTAATGCCGGTTTCCACATCCACCATAAATAAAATAACGGTGGCTTCATCAATGGCCAATTCTACCTGGCTGCGAATAGCTTCTTCAAATACATCATC
This region of Tunicatimonas pelagia genomic DNA includes:
- a CDS encoding ISAzo13-like element transposase-related protein: MPNLLNDIEEIASINSQAERCHNDTKGYLKITAASVEDYLVEIKGYAPTDFGKGTLNNVLNRCGYTLKKVRKSLPLKRIAQTDAIFDNIAWHRNRKTHGVLKLSVDVKDKVKVGNLSRGGYCRTLRAVQALDKDQHWQETLVPMGILQIESGQSTVVLGNSHETSDFIVDGLERWYELHKNQLTNYHTLELYLDNGPAVGSTRTQFINRMMQFACITELKIHLLYYPPYHSTATGPPGGITLLSESGLRWKTIGMAHCFPR
- a CDS encoding ISAzo13-like element transposase-related protein translates to MLSSVTKVINTIRNMTCKGINPLVSLIDKQYQKGIKLDKKQMRQREEYLFRNQQLPKWDVWIKPSFYMGRLFLH
- the der gene encoding ribosome biogenesis GTPase Der, whose protein sequence is MSNIVAIVGRPNVGKSTFFNRLVERRQAIMDDESGVTRDRHYGYAQWSGRHFTVIDTGGYVANSDDVFEEAIRSQVELAIDEATVILFMVDVETGITDLDEAFANQLRGTEKPIYVVANKADNAERSFQSSEFYSLGIGEVFAISSASGSGTGDLLDVVVPHFETDDEEDPDAGIPRLAILGRPNVGKSSFLNVLLGQERSIVTDIAGTTRDALHSHYNLYGKEFILIDTAGLRKKAKISDNIEFYSTIRSVQALQDSDICIVMLDAQRGMEAQDMNIVQLAHKNKKGILILVNKWDLIEKDTNTAEQFRKRMYEKLGEYNYIPIIFTSMLTKQRVYQAIEKAAEIHENRQRRVSTSQLNDKLLPEIEKYPPPAVKGKYIKIKYITQLPTNTPAFAFFCNHPQYVKAAYQRYLENRLRDHFNFEGVPLRVFFRKK